A window of Roseovarius sp. THAF27 contains these coding sequences:
- a CDS encoding aspartate aminotransferase family protein: MNKMLPNSAEARDVAYHFHAYTNARAHEKNGPVIMETGKGVRVFDNNGKSYIEAMAGLWSAAVGFDEERLADAAYQQMRKLPFYHNFSHKSHGPVVDLAEKLISMAPVPMSKAFFTNSGSEANDTIIKLVWYRSNALGKPEKKKIISRLRGYHGVTALSASLTGLPNNHRSFDLPFDGIKHTTCPHYWKDGQEGETEEEFATRCAEDLDAMIQAEGPDTVAAFIAEPIMGAGGVVVPPATYWEKIQAVLAKYDILLIADEVICGFGRTGKMFGCETYGIKPDIMTMSKQITSSYIPFSSFMINERVYEPVADESNKIGVLGHGYTGGGHPVGAAVALENIKIIEERNLVQNAAETGAYMQEQLGALLGHPLVGEVRGKALIAAVEVVPPKGREADFKPGALGGRLNALMAENGVISRNMIDALAFCPPLIITREEVDEVVSTLGRSLNQLEAEL; the protein is encoded by the coding sequence ATGAATAAAATGCTTCCCAACTCCGCCGAGGCGCGCGACGTCGCCTATCACTTCCACGCTTACACGAACGCCCGCGCCCACGAGAAAAATGGCCCCGTGATCATGGAGACGGGCAAGGGTGTCCGCGTCTTCGACAACAACGGCAAGTCCTATATCGAGGCGATGGCCGGACTGTGGAGCGCCGCCGTTGGCTTCGACGAGGAACGCCTTGCGGACGCGGCTTATCAGCAGATGCGCAAACTGCCATTCTACCACAACTTTTCGCACAAATCGCACGGCCCGGTGGTGGACCTTGCCGAGAAGCTGATCTCTATGGCGCCGGTGCCGATGTCGAAGGCGTTCTTCACCAATTCCGGCTCGGAGGCCAACGACACGATCATCAAGCTGGTCTGGTATCGCTCGAACGCGTTGGGCAAACCGGAGAAGAAGAAGATCATCTCTCGACTGAGGGGGTATCACGGGGTGACCGCACTATCGGCCTCGCTGACCGGGCTGCCCAACAATCACAGGTCCTTCGATCTGCCCTTCGACGGAATCAAGCACACCACTTGCCCTCATTACTGGAAGGACGGTCAGGAGGGCGAGACCGAGGAAGAGTTTGCCACCCGCTGCGCCGAGGATCTGGACGCGATGATCCAGGCAGAGGGGCCCGACACCGTTGCCGCTTTCATCGCCGAGCCGATCATGGGCGCCGGCGGGGTCGTCGTGCCGCCGGCTACCTACTGGGAGAAAATCCAGGCGGTGCTGGCCAAGTACGACATTCTGCTGATCGCCGACGAGGTGATCTGCGGCTTTGGCCGCACCGGCAAGATGTTCGGCTGCGAAACTTATGGGATCAAACCGGACATCATGACCATGTCCAAACAGATCACGTCCTCCTACATTCCGTTCTCATCCTTCATGATCAACGAACGGGTCTATGAACCCGTCGCCGACGAAAGCAACAAGATCGGCGTGCTCGGCCATGGTTACACAGGCGGCGGACATCCGGTTGGCGCGGCCGTGGCGCTTGAGAACATCAAGATCATCGAAGAGCGCAACCTTGTGCAGAACGCGGCGGAGACCGGAGCCTACATGCAGGAGCAACTCGGTGCGCTGCTGGGGCACCCTCTTGTCGGAGAGGTGCGGGGCAAGGCCCTGATCGCTGCGGTCGAGGTGGTGCCGCCAAAGGGCCGCGAGGCCGACTTCAAACCGGGCGCACTGGGTGGACGGCTCAACGCGCTGATGGCAGAGAACGGTGTCATCTCGCGCAACATGATCGACGCGCTGGCCTTCTGCCCGCCGCTGATCATCACGCGCGAGGAGGTGGACGAAGTTGTCAGCACCCTCGGCCGCAGCCTCAACCAGCTTGAAGCCGAACTCTGA
- a CDS encoding hydantoinase B/oxoprolinase family protein produces the protein MSTTQQTRLDPFLVSVLKSRFESIVREMTLVVTKASRSAVIKNAKDLSCALLTYDHRLVTTEDALPIHVTSMDVATRPITEFFDDVKQGDIFLNNSPFTGGTHHADLIMALPVYFDGEPLFWAVALSHHADTGAPEPSTYLPYAKSIFEEGMHWPCVRVAENYEEKKDILRMGALRNRVPDLWLGDVRAQKGAVLTAEKRIVELCEKYGKDSIKDFVEDWFDYADRRAKAEISKLPKGTYDYQISHDPVPGVADEGIPINLKIEVDPEAGEITVDVRDNIDCVPGGLNLTENTCLGACRIGVFNNLDASLPHCYGSARRINVLMREGSAIGKPVYPAGTSVATTNVNDRLTTAGNAIFSKMGKPFGQAEGGPHLPVGMAVISGQDPFKDGQTYVNQIFVGYAGGGANHGHDGWLTYCGPANGGLITLDSVEVDESMYPFIIESREVEADSQGYGEFEGAPGVRGAYYPLDHDMTVMYAADASTFAPRGVLGGLDANPTKSRKKTRAGEVVDLPAFNQELCGDGEKMIFNSCGGGGYGDPLDREPARVAKSVNLGFICADTARDVYKVALSGPDASGRYDVDSETTATLRKTA, from the coding sequence ATGAGCACGACCCAGCAGACCCGACTCGACCCGTTTCTCGTTTCCGTGCTGAAAAGCCGGTTCGAATCCATCGTCCGCGAGATGACGCTCGTCGTAACCAAGGCGAGCCGATCGGCCGTCATCAAGAACGCCAAGGACCTGAGCTGCGCGCTTCTGACCTATGATCACCGCCTGGTGACGACAGAGGATGCGCTGCCGATCCACGTCACTTCGATGGATGTGGCCACGCGCCCGATCACCGAATTCTTCGATGACGTGAAACAGGGCGACATCTTCCTGAACAATTCGCCTTTCACTGGCGGCACCCACCACGCCGACCTGATCATGGCGCTGCCGGTCTACTTCGACGGCGAGCCGCTGTTCTGGGCGGTGGCGCTGTCGCACCATGCCGATACCGGTGCGCCGGAGCCATCGACGTACCTGCCATATGCCAAATCGATCTTCGAGGAGGGCATGCACTGGCCCTGTGTGCGGGTGGCGGAGAACTACGAGGAAAAAAAGGACATCCTGAGGATGGGCGCGCTGCGCAACCGGGTGCCCGACCTGTGGCTCGGTGACGTGCGGGCGCAGAAGGGGGCCGTGCTGACCGCAGAGAAGCGCATCGTCGAGCTCTGCGAGAAATACGGGAAGGACTCGATCAAGGACTTCGTGGAAGACTGGTTCGACTATGCCGACCGTCGTGCCAAGGCCGAGATATCGAAGCTTCCCAAAGGCACCTATGATTACCAGATCTCGCATGACCCGGTGCCGGGCGTGGCCGATGAGGGCATTCCAATCAACCTCAAGATCGAGGTCGACCCGGAGGCCGGCGAGATCACCGTCGATGTGCGCGACAATATCGACTGCGTTCCCGGCGGGCTGAACCTGACAGAAAACACCTGCCTTGGCGCCTGCCGGATCGGGGTATTCAACAACCTCGATGCCAGCCTTCCGCATTGCTATGGCTCTGCGCGGCGGATAAACGTGCTGATGCGCGAGGGGTCGGCCATCGGCAAGCCGGTCTACCCGGCAGGCACGTCCGTAGCGACGACCAACGTGAACGACAGGCTCACCACAGCGGGCAACGCGATCTTTTCAAAGATGGGCAAACCATTCGGCCAGGCCGAGGGTGGGCCGCACCTGCCTGTGGGCATGGCGGTCATCTCGGGACAGGACCCGTTCAAGGACGGACAGACCTACGTCAACCAGATCTTTGTCGGCTATGCCGGGGGCGGGGCAAACCATGGCCATGACGGTTGGCTGACATATTGCGGGCCGGCGAATGGCGGTTTGATCACGCTTGATAGCGTCGAGGTGGATGAATCCATGTACCCCTTCATTATCGAATCCCGCGAAGTCGAGGCCGATAGCCAAGGCTATGGCGAGTTCGAGGGCGCGCCGGGCGTGCGGGGGGCCTATTACCCTCTCGATCACGACATGACCGTTATGTACGCGGCCGATGCCTCGACCTTCGCACCGCGCGGCGTGCTGGGTGGACTCGACGCAAACCCGACGAAGTCGCGCAAGAAAACCCGGGCGGGCGAGGTTGTAGATCTACCCGCCTTCAACCAGGAACTCTGCGGCGACGGAGAGAAGATGATCTTCAACTCCTGCGGCGGAGGAGGTTACGGCGATCCGTTGGATCGCGAGCCGGCCCGTGTCGCCAAGTCTGTCAACCTCGGCTTCATCTGCGCCGACACGGCCCGCGACGTCTACAAGGTCGCGCTCTCCGGCCCGGACGCCTCCGGGCGGTACGATGTTGATTCCGAAACCACCGCAACCCTGCGCAAAACTGCCTGA
- a CDS encoding LysR family transcriptional regulator produces the protein MKLNSANTNFNIRHLRAVMAVQAHGSFSRAASALGVVPSALSETIQQLETAVGAPLFDRSQRPPAPTAAAMTFMQEAAPLLDGLDRAIARLQTRGVQGIGTLSIGCSPSAINELVAPAISRFRSSYPDIRLRIHDDIAETLARMVVEGELDLAVAGRALHSPDLKQEEILRDPVGLACASGHALAGRTDLTLKDIDPGEVISLSPGTGTHQLLASSTLVPQALRVGAIEAHSTIAQLAMIRVGLGVGLLPRNALMLFGDPCLAFVPIADLKLSRTLFMLLPAQRPLSKWSRAFAEGLRR, from the coding sequence ATGAAGTTAAATTCGGCAAATACGAACTTCAACATTCGGCACCTACGGGCCGTGATGGCCGTGCAGGCGCATGGATCTTTTTCGCGGGCGGCCTCTGCCCTTGGCGTCGTGCCTTCGGCCTTGTCCGAGACGATCCAGCAGCTTGAGACAGCCGTGGGCGCCCCATTGTTTGATCGAAGCCAACGCCCCCCGGCGCCGACAGCTGCCGCAATGACCTTTATGCAGGAAGCCGCCCCTTTGTTGGATGGTCTCGACCGTGCGATAGCCCGGCTGCAGACGCGTGGCGTTCAAGGGATCGGGACGCTTTCTATCGGGTGCAGTCCTTCGGCGATCAATGAACTGGTTGCCCCGGCGATATCGCGGTTCCGTAGCAGTTATCCAGATATCCGGCTGCGGATTCACGACGATATCGCGGAGACACTGGCGCGGATGGTCGTGGAGGGAGAGCTTGACCTCGCGGTGGCCGGCCGGGCGCTGCATTCGCCGGACCTCAAGCAGGAAGAAATCTTGCGCGATCCCGTCGGCCTGGCCTGCGCGAGCGGACATGCCCTGGCCGGGCGCACAGATCTGACCCTGAAGGACATCGATCCGGGCGAGGTGATCTCACTCAGTCCGGGGACCGGAACGCATCAGTTGCTTGCTTCAAGCACCCTTGTTCCCCAAGCCTTGCGGGTGGGCGCGATCGAGGCGCATTCCACGATCGCGCAACTGGCGATGATCCGAGTTGGGCTTGGCGTCGGTCTCCTGCCTCGGAACGCGCTGATGCTGTTCGGGGACCCTTGCCTTGCATTCGTTCCGATTGCCGATCTTAAATTGTCCCGGACCTTGTTCATGCTTTTGCCGGCGCAAAGACCGCTTTCAAAATGGTCCCGCGCTTTCGCCGAAGGTCTTCGGCGATAG
- the lhgO gene encoding L-2-hydroxyglutarate oxidase, with product MTNHDVVIVGGGIVGLATARDVQRRQPGAKVLLLEKEPAVALHQSGRNSGVIHAGVYYAPGSLKARFCAEGKAQMRAYCDARRIPYEMCGKLIVAVDEDEVARLKALGERSRANGIEIEALDGEQSRALEPDIRAEAALLSPSTGIVDFGEVARSMARDVTEAGGEIRFGTRVTGGAETVAGVRVETNQGPVSAGKAVFCAGLWADRLARDFGAEVDFRIIPFRGEYYRIRNQRSDLVHHLIYPVPDPARPFLGVHLTRKMDGGFTVGPNAVLALSREGYKRSDLDVRDTLSVLGYPGFWKLIAANFGSASQELSASLFKRLYLKRVQQYCARIKGTDLEPYRSGIRAQAVWKDGRMVEDFLFRETEHTLHVCNAPSPAATSAIPIGQHIGARLLGG from the coding sequence ATGACAAACCATGATGTCGTAATCGTCGGCGGTGGTATCGTCGGCCTCGCTACTGCACGCGATGTGCAGCGGCGCCAGCCGGGTGCAAAAGTGCTGTTGCTGGAAAAGGAACCGGCCGTCGCGCTGCATCAGTCGGGTCGAAACTCCGGTGTGATTCATGCGGGTGTCTATTATGCGCCGGGAAGCCTGAAGGCGCGGTTCTGCGCCGAGGGGAAGGCGCAGATGCGCGCGTATTGCGATGCGCGGAGGATTCCCTACGAGATGTGCGGCAAATTGATTGTTGCCGTTGACGAAGACGAGGTGGCGCGGCTGAAGGCGCTCGGCGAACGGTCGCGGGCCAATGGGATCGAGATCGAGGCGCTGGACGGGGAACAGTCGCGTGCGCTGGAACCCGATATCCGCGCGGAGGCGGCGTTGCTGTCGCCCTCGACCGGAATCGTCGATTTCGGCGAGGTCGCCCGAAGCATGGCACGCGACGTGACCGAGGCAGGCGGCGAGATCCGGTTTGGCACCCGGGTCACGGGTGGCGCGGAAACGGTCGCGGGGGTTCGGGTCGAAACCAACCAGGGGCCGGTGTCTGCCGGAAAGGCGGTTTTCTGTGCGGGACTGTGGGCGGACCGCTTGGCGCGAGACTTCGGCGCCGAGGTGGATTTTCGGATCATACCCTTCCGGGGAGAATATTACCGCATCCGGAATCAGCGCTCGGACTTGGTCCACCACCTTATCTACCCGGTACCCGACCCGGCGCGCCCGTTCCTTGGTGTCCACCTGACGCGCAAGATGGACGGGGGGTTCACGGTGGGTCCGAACGCCGTTTTAGCCCTGTCGCGCGAAGGCTACAAGCGAAGCGATCTCGATGTTCGGGACACACTTTCAGTGCTGGGGTATCCGGGGTTCTGGAAGCTGATTGCGGCGAACTTCGGATCGGCCTCGCAGGAACTGTCAGCATCTCTCTTCAAGCGGTTGTATCTCAAGCGGGTGCAGCAATATTGCGCGCGGATCAAAGGCACGGACCTCGAGCCGTACCGCTCCGGCATCCGGGCGCAGGCGGTGTGGAAGGATGGCCGCATGGTCGAGGATTTCTTGTTCCGCGAGACAGAGCACACGCTGCATGTTTGCAACGCCCCGTCCCCGGCGGCTACCTCAGCGATTCCGATCGGTCAGCATATCGGCGCGCGGTTGCTGGGCGGTTGA
- a CDS encoding TonB-dependent receptor plug domain-containing protein: protein MTAAGFEQLLNDAPASITVIDAEDFEGRSVETIADLLRDTAGVSVEKGGKLGGDNITIRGLGEDYVLMLIDGKPIGASQDAFYNGWGTGQRSGYLPPASAIERIEVIRGPMSSLYGSAASGGVIKVITKNVPDKWGAVSCWATLSPYTSLSPKTFGESAGPF, encoded by the coding sequence TTGACCGCCGCCGGGTTCGAGCAGTTGCTGAACGACGCGCCCGCCTCGATCACCGTGATCGACGCCGAAGATTTCGAGGGTCGCTCGGTCGAAACCATCGCCGATCTTCTGCGCGACACCGCCGGTGTCTCGGTCGAAAAGGGCGGCAAACTCGGTGGGGACAACATCACCATTCGCGGCCTTGGCGAGGATTACGTCCTCATGCTGATCGACGGCAAGCCCATCGGGGCCTCGCAGGATGCTTTCTACAACGGGTGGGGCACGGGCCAGCGCAGCGGTTACCTGCCGCCCGCCTCGGCCATCGAACGGATCGAGGTCATCCGTGGCCCGATGTCGTCGCTCTATGGCTCGGCAGCCTCGGGCGGGGTGATCAAGGTCATCACCAAGAACGTGCCCGACAAATGGGGGGCAGTGTCATGCTGGGCTACCCTATCACCGTACACAAGTCTATCGCCGAAGACCTTCGGCGAAAGCGCGGGACCATTTTGA
- a CDS encoding FAD-binding and (Fe-S)-binding domain-containing protein, translating to MTEHDKSLSQDTLPQALRRAGFEGEIENDTALLSAMSTDNSIYQIRPDIVVAPHDSADCAVIASVLSQPQFASVAVTPRGGGTGTNGQSLNRGLIIDTRRHMHRLLDVNVEEGWAEVEPGLVLDDLNEQLRPSGLFFAPETSTSTRCTIGGMVSTDASGKGSRVYGKTSDNILALQIARPEGLLSSNERLPEWAIPMLHRAEQAARGGRDAFMANTPRLNRRFTGYDLERACPPDGGFEWWRLFLGAEGTLGLITRIRVKLRRIESEKQLLVVGFDGFRNALSSTNPLLAAEPTAIEVMNETVQKIASDSGLLDGLPAALRAVPGREIAYTFIEFNSNDPAAVAARIAHCREILAELPGVDEIYQARDRSEIQRLWAIRSGSVGLLGKVDGPARPVAFVEDCVVPPENLPAFVDDFRALLTSHGLSFGIYGHADVGCLHFRPTLNIDSEDDRDRLVAISDAVFDLTRKYGGIFWGEHGKGVRGVYLRPWIGEEAYAALQGVKQAFDPEGRFNPGKLTGNGEAIMGIATTPFRQFNAPEGDPLERVFRCNGNAQCLSYAHSTPMCPSFKATSDLRQSPKGRADALREWHSLHAAGHTDDQLETDLLDTLDGCLGCKACESSCPVQVDIPTMRTIFYEDYYSRHIRPFADRLTLLAERMSRQFKAVSPFLSPVWPLLAGIGQRLTGTQDLPRRLAGQAAPSLRLSDKDLATTSLPDGTVLLVQDWFTALFDAQVIEDIAEGLRALGFRPRLLEMRPAGKAALTMGDRRGFEKMAQALSQQLSGAAETGAPLVGLDPAFVMMLRQDYPKARFAVPEVLLVQEFLVKELETGKTFPSVRGGTSMRLLSHCTEATSVQKSGAMWTRICQTIGIEAETPATGCCGMAGLFGHQSRHQGVSRALFDLSWRTQVETDQPVAATGFSCRCQASRLSDHDLRHPMGLIAEALRQ from the coding sequence ATGACCGAGCACGACAAGAGCCTCAGCCAGGACACCCTGCCCCAAGCGCTTCGCCGCGCAGGGTTCGAGGGAGAGATAGAAAACGACACCGCTTTGCTCTCGGCAATGTCGACCGATAACTCGATTTACCAAATCCGACCCGACATAGTTGTCGCACCGCACGACAGCGCCGATTGCGCTGTCATCGCCTCCGTGCTGTCTCAGCCTCAATTTGCCTCGGTCGCGGTCACGCCGCGTGGCGGTGGGACAGGCACCAATGGGCAAAGCCTGAACCGTGGCCTTATCATCGACACCCGGCGTCACATGCACCGTTTGCTTGACGTGAACGTTGAAGAAGGTTGGGCCGAGGTTGAGCCGGGCCTCGTGCTTGACGACCTGAACGAGCAACTACGGCCCAGCGGGCTTTTCTTCGCGCCGGAAACCTCCACCTCGACCCGTTGCACGATCGGCGGGATGGTCAGCACCGACGCCTCCGGCAAGGGGTCTCGGGTTTACGGTAAGACCAGCGACAATATCCTTGCGCTGCAGATCGCGCGCCCCGAGGGCCTTCTGTCAAGCAACGAGAGGCTGCCCGAATGGGCCATCCCAATGCTGCACCGCGCCGAGCAGGCCGCACGCGGAGGGCGCGATGCCTTCATGGCGAATACCCCACGCCTGAACCGGCGGTTCACCGGCTACGATCTCGAACGGGCCTGCCCGCCTGACGGTGGGTTCGAATGGTGGCGTCTTTTCCTCGGGGCCGAAGGCACGCTTGGCCTGATCACGCGTATCCGGGTGAAACTGCGCCGCATCGAAAGCGAAAAGCAACTGCTGGTCGTCGGCTTCGACGGGTTCCGCAATGCCCTGTCCTCCACCAACCCGCTTCTTGCCGCGGAGCCGACGGCTATCGAGGTGATGAACGAAACGGTCCAGAAAATCGCATCGGATTCGGGGTTGCTCGACGGTTTGCCAGCCGCGCTGCGCGCGGTGCCGGGGCGTGAGATCGCCTATACCTTCATTGAATTCAACAGCAACGACCCGGCGGCCGTCGCCGCGCGGATCGCACACTGCCGCGAGATTCTGGCCGAGCTGCCCGGCGTAGACGAAATCTACCAAGCGCGCGACCGATCCGAAATCCAGCGATTGTGGGCCATCCGCTCGGGCAGCGTCGGCCTTCTGGGCAAGGTAGACGGCCCTGCCCGGCCCGTCGCCTTTGTCGAAGACTGCGTCGTGCCCCCGGAAAACCTGCCGGCCTTCGTGGACGATTTCCGCGCCTTGCTCACCAGCCACGGCTTGTCTTTCGGCATCTACGGGCATGCCGATGTCGGTTGTCTGCACTTTCGTCCGACCTTGAACATTGACAGTGAAGACGACAGGGACAGGCTTGTTGCCATATCAGATGCCGTATTCGACCTGACCCGGAAGTACGGCGGCATCTTTTGGGGAGAGCATGGCAAAGGGGTGCGCGGGGTCTATCTTCGGCCGTGGATCGGCGAAGAGGCCTATGCTGCGCTTCAGGGAGTAAAACAGGCGTTTGATCCGGAAGGGCGCTTTAATCCCGGTAAACTTACCGGGAATGGCGAGGCGATCATGGGCATCGCGACCACCCCGTTCCGCCAGTTCAATGCGCCGGAGGGTGATCCGCTGGAACGAGTCTTTCGCTGCAATGGCAATGCTCAATGTCTCAGCTACGCGCACAGCACGCCGATGTGTCCCTCGTTCAAAGCGACCAGCGATCTGCGCCAAAGTCCGAAGGGGCGCGCAGACGCGTTGCGTGAATGGCATAGCCTCCATGCCGCGGGACACACTGACGATCAACTTGAGACGGACCTGCTGGATACCCTCGACGGCTGCCTCGGCTGCAAGGCATGTGAATCCTCCTGCCCGGTTCAGGTTGACATCCCCACGATGCGCACGATCTTCTACGAGGACTATTACAGCCGTCACATCCGCCCCTTCGCGGACCGCCTGACACTTCTCGCGGAGCGAATGAGCCGGCAATTCAAAGCGGTATCCCCGTTCCTGTCGCCCGTGTGGCCCCTTCTTGCAGGCATCGGTCAGCGCCTCACCGGCACGCAGGACCTGCCTCGCCGTCTTGCCGGCCAAGCGGCCCCGTCTCTTCGCCTGTCCGACAAGGATCTGGCGACCACCTCCCTTCCCGACGGCACTGTGCTGCTTGTGCAGGATTGGTTCACGGCGCTTTTTGACGCGCAGGTGATCGAGGATATCGCGGAGGGGCTGCGTGCCCTCGGCTTTCGTCCGCGGCTGCTTGAGATGAGACCGGCGGGCAAGGCGGCGCTGACGATGGGGGATCGTAGGGGGTTCGAGAAGATGGCCCAGGCCCTTTCCCAACAGCTCAGCGGTGCCGCCGAAACCGGCGCGCCACTGGTGGGCCTCGATCCGGCATTCGTCATGATGCTACGGCAGGATTACCCCAAGGCCCGCTTTGCTGTTCCCGAGGTCCTACTGGTGCAGGAATTCCTCGTGAAAGAACTTGAGACTGGTAAAACGTTTCCGAGCGTCCGTGGCGGTACATCTATGCGCCTTTTGTCTCACTGCACGGAAGCCACAAGCGTACAGAAGAGCGGCGCAATGTGGACCCGCATTTGCCAGACCATCGGGATCGAGGCAGAAACACCGGCCACGGGTTGTTGCGGCATGGCGGGTCTTTTCGGCCACCAGTCGCGGCACCAGGGCGTTTCCAGAGCGCTTTTCGATCTGTCATGGCGCACGCAGGTCGAGACGGACCAGCCCGTAGCGGCAACTGGGTTCTCTTGCCGCTGTCAGGCCAGCCGCCTCTCCGATCACGATTTGCGTCACCCGATGGGCCTGATTGCCGAAGCCCTGCGCCAGTAA
- a CDS encoding aldehyde dehydrogenase family protein produces MTRQNFINGAWVSGAGETENVNPSDLSDIIDVYAQADAGQAGDAIAAARAALPGWRSASPQARADALDFVGTELLARKEELGRLLSREEGKILAEGIGEVTRAGQVFKFYAQEALRVAGEFVPSIRAGVTADVRYEPVGVVGLITPWNFPVAIPAWKAAPALAYGNTVVLKPAELTPAMAWALTEILSRSGIPDGVFNLVMGPGRVVGNTLCVSEDVDAVSFTGSVSTGQTVRETVATRGGKVQEEMGGKSPLIVLDDADLENAVGCAIGGSVISTGQRCTSNTRIIATPGIHDQLLDAMVQRTEALRAGHALADGSDLGPVVDARQLKVNESYLQIARDEGAEIMCGGERVERDTEGFFMSPSVIGQATNQMRHVREEIFGPVVSLLKADDYDHALAIANDSDLALSSGICTRSLKHAEHFKAHSDSGMVMVNLPTAGVDYHVPFGGRKKSSYGSREQGRAAREFFTSSKTSYTLPV; encoded by the coding sequence ATGACAAGACAGAACTTCATAAACGGCGCATGGGTTTCAGGCGCCGGAGAGACAGAGAACGTCAACCCTTCGGACCTTTCGGACATCATCGACGTCTATGCACAGGCTGACGCAGGGCAGGCCGGGGATGCCATCGCGGCGGCCCGTGCGGCGCTGCCCGGGTGGCGTTCGGCGTCGCCGCAGGCAAGGGCTGACGCGCTGGATTTCGTTGGCACGGAGCTACTGGCCCGCAAAGAAGAACTGGGACGGCTGCTGTCGCGCGAAGAAGGCAAAATCCTCGCCGAGGGGATCGGCGAGGTGACGCGCGCTGGCCAAGTGTTCAAGTTCTACGCGCAGGAAGCGCTTCGTGTTGCCGGCGAGTTTGTCCCCTCGATCCGCGCTGGCGTCACGGCTGACGTGCGCTACGAGCCGGTGGGTGTCGTGGGGCTGATCACGCCGTGGAATTTCCCTGTGGCAATTCCAGCCTGGAAGGCTGCGCCGGCGTTGGCCTATGGCAATACGGTCGTGCTGAAGCCCGCAGAGCTCACCCCCGCGATGGCATGGGCGTTGACGGAAATCCTGTCGCGGTCGGGCATTCCCGACGGTGTTTTCAATCTCGTGATGGGGCCGGGTCGGGTCGTCGGCAACACGCTGTGTGTCTCCGAAGATGTTGACGCGGTATCCTTTACCGGCTCCGTGTCGACTGGGCAGACGGTGCGCGAGACGGTGGCGACACGCGGCGGGAAGGTCCAAGAGGAGATGGGGGGCAAAAGCCCCTTGATCGTTCTCGACGATGCCGATCTCGAAAACGCCGTTGGCTGTGCGATCGGCGGGTCGGTCATCTCGACCGGTCAGCGCTGCACGTCCAACACGCGGATCATCGCGACGCCCGGTATCCACGACCAGCTGCTCGACGCGATGGTCCAACGGACAGAGGCGCTTCGGGCCGGCCACGCGCTTGCGGATGGCAGTGATCTGGGGCCAGTTGTCGACGCGCGGCAGCTGAAGGTCAACGAGAGCTATCTGCAGATCGCGCGCGACGAGGGCGCCGAGATCATGTGCGGGGGCGAGCGTGTCGAGCGCGACACCGAGGGTTTCTTTATGTCGCCGTCGGTAATCGGTCAGGCTACCAACCAAATGCGGCATGTCCGCGAAGAGATCTTTGGCCCTGTCGTGAGCCTGCTGAAGGCCGATGATTATGACCATGCTCTGGCCATCGCGAATGACAGCGACCTCGCGCTTTCGTCGGGAATCTGCACCCGGTCTCTGAAACATGCCGAACATTTCAAGGCGCATTCAGATTCTGGCATGGTGATGGTCAATCTGCCGACGGCAGGGGTGGATTACCATGTGCCGTTTGGCGGGCGAAAGAAATCGAGCTATGGCTCTCGTGAGCAGGGCCGCGCGGCCCGCGAGTTCTTCACGTCGAGCAAGACATCCTACACCCTGCCGGTGTGA